A section of the Haloferax sp. Atlit-12N genome encodes:
- a CDS encoding carbohydrate-binding family 9-like protein gives MRTYEVSRIDAARAVPLTGAVDGTVWERANVARLDEYAWGDEPGPETTVRALFDAEALYLQFHVEDDEITADVTELNGPTFEDSSVELFATPAPPEDGSPGRYFNFEANCCGTFKLAWQEPNWRERDIGRDPVSPTDAAAVEVETSVPGPTKTASPDDDSWWLAARLPLSTLRSLTDLPLELDSGTVWRGNFYRSGLPDAQKGTWNRIELPEPTYHSPSFFGRIEFE, from the coding sequence ATGCGAACCTACGAAGTCAGCCGCATCGACGCGGCCAGAGCGGTCCCGCTGACTGGTGCGGTCGACGGGACGGTGTGGGAGCGGGCGAACGTCGCCCGACTGGACGAGTACGCGTGGGGCGACGAGCCCGGTCCGGAGACGACGGTTAGGGCGCTGTTCGACGCGGAAGCGCTCTACCTGCAGTTCCACGTCGAAGACGACGAGATAACCGCCGACGTGACGGAGCTGAACGGGCCGACGTTCGAGGATAGTTCGGTCGAACTGTTCGCCACGCCGGCCCCGCCCGAGGACGGCTCGCCGGGACGGTACTTCAACTTCGAGGCGAACTGCTGCGGTACGTTCAAACTCGCGTGGCAGGAGCCGAACTGGCGCGAGCGCGACATCGGCCGCGACCCCGTCTCGCCGACCGATGCGGCGGCCGTCGAGGTGGAAACGTCCGTCCCCGGCCCCACGAAGACCGCGTCCCCGGACGACGACTCGTGGTGGCTCGCGGCGCGGCTCCCGCTTTCGACGCTCCGGTCGCTGACCGACCTCCCGCTCGAACTCGACTCGGGGACAGTCTGGCGCGGGAACTTCTACCGGAGCGGCCTCCCCGACGCGCAGAAGGGGACGTGGAACCGCATCGAACTGCCGGAGCCGACGTACCACTCGCCGTCGTTCTTCGGGCGCATCGAGTTCGAGTGA
- a CDS encoding Gfo/Idh/MocA family protein, whose product MESVTLGIIGCGAISDVYFEAGNRFDALDIVACADLDTERAESKADEYGVPRVLPTEDLLADPEIDVAVVLTPAGTHGDLVSAALQAGKHTYTEKPLAATKAEGEAILETAAERGLTVGVAPDTVLGTGIQTCRDLIDEGRIGDPVGATAFWSNHGHEHWHPDPDGFYAEGGGPLFDMGPYYLTSLVTLLGPIQSVAGTANTPFAEREITSEPRRGERIPVSVPTHETAVVTFENGATGTLLTSFDVWGSELPGFEIYGTEGTLSVTNPNRFDGTPRIHLSDDDDGEWREIPVERDHPGQQRGLGLVDLAYSLDSDWDHRTSGDLGFHVLEAMDGIRESAEEGAYVELSAQCERPPSVPDGFPTDVGPAGDAE is encoded by the coding sequence ATGGAGAGTGTGACTCTCGGTATCATCGGTTGTGGAGCCATCAGCGACGTGTACTTCGAGGCGGGGAACCGCTTCGACGCCCTCGACATCGTCGCCTGCGCCGACCTCGACACGGAGCGCGCGGAATCGAAGGCAGACGAGTACGGCGTGCCTCGCGTTCTCCCGACAGAAGACCTGCTCGCGGACCCCGAAATCGACGTGGCGGTCGTGCTCACGCCGGCGGGAACCCACGGTGACCTCGTGTCGGCCGCGCTTCAGGCTGGCAAGCACACCTACACCGAAAAGCCGCTCGCGGCGACGAAGGCCGAAGGCGAGGCGATTCTGGAGACCGCCGCCGAGCGCGGACTGACCGTCGGCGTCGCGCCCGACACCGTCCTCGGAACCGGCATCCAGACCTGCCGCGACCTCATCGACGAGGGCCGCATCGGCGACCCCGTCGGCGCGACGGCGTTCTGGTCGAACCATGGCCACGAACACTGGCACCCGGACCCCGACGGCTTCTACGCGGAAGGCGGCGGCCCGCTTTTCGACATGGGGCCGTACTACCTCACGTCGCTCGTGACGCTCCTCGGCCCGATTCAGTCGGTCGCCGGCACCGCGAACACGCCGTTCGCAGAGCGCGAGATAACGAGCGAGCCGCGCCGCGGTGAGCGGATTCCGGTGTCGGTGCCGACCCACGAGACGGCCGTCGTGACCTTCGAAAACGGCGCGACGGGGACGCTCTTGACGAGTTTCGACGTGTGGGGGTCCGAACTACCGGGGTTCGAGATTTACGGCACCGAGGGGACGCTGAGCGTCACCAACCCCAACCGGTTCGACGGGACGCCTCGCATCCATCTCAGCGACGACGACGACGGCGAGTGGCGCGAGATTCCCGTCGAGCGCGACCACCCCGGCCAACAGCGCGGCCTCGGCCTCGTCGACCTCGCGTACTCGCTCGACTCCGACTGGGACCACCGGACCAGCGGCGACCTCGGATTCCACGTCCTCGAAGCGATGGACGGCATCCGCGAGTCCGCCGAGGAGGGCGCGTACGTCGAACTCTCAGCGCAGTGCGAGCGCCCGCCGTCGGTCCCCGACGGCTTCCCGACTGACGTCGGCCCGGCGGGCGACGCGGAGTGA
- a CDS encoding ABC transporter ATP-binding protein gives MATQHTKQKMPEEPTAEHNVLEITNASVAFAMERGDARVLDDVSINVRRGEVLGVVGESGSGKSMLADSMLDAIDSPGTLTGDVVFNPPEGGEPIKVNDLSKEELRRFRWERVSMVVQGALDSFNPTLSIGDHFVETLRAHDYDIQEGMERARQLISDVHLEPDRVLDAYPHELSGGMKQRALIALSLILDPDVLVMDEPTAALDLLMQQSILKLLSELKAEYDLTIVIVTHDLSHVARISDRLAVMYAFELLELGPVQDIVMDPAHPYTRELLNSIPDIDADLDEMASIEGTSPDPLNVPKGCSYHTRCPLADEQCRATNPDLIEVSEDHGAACFYTDEARETIPLKKEVSK, from the coding sequence ATGGCGACACAACACACCAAACAGAAGATGCCTGAAGAGCCAACGGCCGAACACAACGTACTCGAAATAACGAACGCGAGCGTCGCGTTCGCGATGGAGCGCGGGGACGCGCGAGTCCTCGACGACGTGTCGATTAACGTCCGCCGCGGCGAGGTTCTCGGCGTCGTCGGCGAGTCCGGCTCCGGCAAGTCGATGCTGGCGGACTCCATGCTCGACGCCATCGACTCGCCCGGGACGCTCACGGGCGACGTGGTGTTCAACCCGCCGGAGGGCGGCGAGCCAATCAAGGTCAACGACCTGAGCAAAGAGGAGCTTCGCCGGTTCCGCTGGGAGCGCGTCTCGATGGTCGTACAGGGGGCCCTCGACTCGTTCAACCCGACGCTCAGCATCGGCGACCACTTCGTCGAGACGCTCCGAGCGCACGACTACGACATCCAAGAAGGGATGGAGCGCGCCCGACAGCTCATCTCCGACGTGCACCTCGAACCGGACCGCGTCCTCGACGCGTACCCCCACGAGCTATCCGGCGGGATGAAACAGCGCGCGCTCATCGCGCTGAGCCTCATCCTCGACCCCGACGTACTCGTGATGGACGAGCCGACCGCCGCGCTCGACCTCCTGATGCAGCAGTCGATTCTGAAGCTCCTCTCGGAGCTGAAAGCCGAGTACGACCTCACCATCGTCATCGTGACGCACGACCTGAGCCACGTCGCGCGCATCTCCGACCGCCTCGCGGTGATGTACGCCTTCGAACTGCTCGAACTCGGCCCGGTGCAGGACATCGTCATGGACCCCGCCCATCCCTACACGCGGGAGCTACTCAACTCGATACCCGACATCGACGCCGACCTCGACGAGATGGCGTCCATCGAGGGGACGAGTCCCGACCCGCTGAACGTTCCGAAGGGCTGTTCGTACCACACCCGGTGCCCGCTCGCCGACGAGCAGTGCCGGGCGACGAACCCGGACCTCATCGAGGTGTCCGAGGACCACGGAGCCGCGTGCTTCTACACCGACGAAGCCCGTGAGACGATTCCCCTCAAGAAGGAGGTCTCGAAATGA
- a CDS encoding ABC transporter ATP-binding protein, which produces MSDDPLLRVDDLSVHFGGNEGILDRFLGDDKGVVRAVDNVSLDIGENDVVALVGESGCGKTTLGKAMIGLQRPTSGAVRFRGQDIWKSDLEPGDIPYKEIRKSLQMVHQDAGNSLDPNRTIFKNLNPALKKWRPELNLVERRELVHQMLDTVGLTPADDYASRYPHQLSGGEAQRTVIVRSMLLEPDLILADEAVSALDVSLRVNLMDLLLELQEMFSTSFVFISHNMANARYLAGRADGRIAVMYLGRIVEIGPADEIIKNPQHPYTKSLLWATSGLSEINDPIETPPVRKIDIPDPENPPSGCRFHTRCPEAREYCTSNTPDLSGMSGPSDRHEAACFDAHDRIDYRNSEPLTDDLDIDVADDAEQPAD; this is translated from the coding sequence ATGAGCGACGACCCCCTGCTCCGCGTCGACGACCTGAGCGTCCACTTCGGCGGCAACGAGGGCATCCTCGACCGCTTCCTCGGCGACGACAAGGGCGTCGTCCGCGCCGTCGACAACGTCTCGCTCGACATCGGCGAGAACGACGTGGTCGCACTCGTCGGCGAGTCCGGCTGTGGCAAGACGACGCTCGGAAAGGCCATGATCGGCCTCCAACGCCCTACCTCGGGGGCGGTCCGCTTCCGCGGACAGGACATCTGGAAGTCCGACCTCGAACCCGGCGACATCCCGTACAAGGAGATTCGGAAGTCGCTCCAGATGGTCCACCAGGACGCCGGGAACTCGCTTGACCCCAACCGGACGATATTCAAGAACCTCAACCCGGCGCTGAAGAAGTGGCGGCCGGAGCTCAACCTCGTCGAACGGCGGGAACTCGTCCACCAGATGCTCGACACCGTCGGGCTCACCCCCGCCGACGACTACGCCTCGCGGTACCCCCACCAACTGAGCGGCGGAGAGGCCCAGCGGACCGTCATCGTCCGGTCGATGCTCCTCGAACCGGACCTCATCCTCGCCGACGAGGCTGTGAGCGCCCTCGACGTGTCGCTGCGGGTGAACCTGATGGACCTCCTCCTCGAACTGCAGGAGATGTTCAGCACCTCGTTCGTCTTCATCTCGCACAACATGGCGAACGCTCGGTATCTCGCCGGTCGCGCCGACGGCCGCATCGCCGTCATGTACCTCGGCCGCATCGTCGAAATCGGCCCGGCGGACGAGATTATCAAGAACCCCCAGCACCCGTACACCAAGAGCCTCCTGTGGGCGACCTCCGGCCTCTCGGAGATAAACGACCCCATCGAGACGCCCCCGGTCAGGAAAATCGACATCCCGGACCCGGAGAACCCGCCGAGCGGCTGTCGGTTCCACACCCGCTGTCCCGAGGCGCGGGAGTACTGCACGTCGAACACACCGGACCTCTCCGGCATGAGCGGCCCGTCTGACCGCCACGAGGCGGCCTGCTTCGACGCGCACGACAGAATCGACTACCGGAACAGCGAGCCGCTCACCGACGACCTCGACATCGACGTCGCCGACGACGCGGAACAGCCGGCCGACTGA
- a CDS encoding UxaA family hydrolase produces the protein MKGRVLDGAALVLADGDSVATALEDLDAGREVRDGDQAVTLADDVPFGHKFALEPLSAGETVQKYGEVIGRATEAVAAGEWVHTHNCESTRGRGDVAATEAER, from the coding sequence ATGAAGGGTCGCGTCCTCGACGGGGCCGCCCTCGTGCTGGCCGATGGCGACAGCGTGGCGACGGCGCTCGAAGACCTCGACGCCGGGCGCGAGGTCCGCGATGGAGACCAGGCGGTGACGCTCGCGGACGACGTTCCGTTCGGTCATAAATTCGCCCTCGAACCGCTGTCGGCCGGCGAGACGGTTCAGAAATACGGCGAGGTCATCGGGCGGGCCACGGAGGCGGTCGCGGCCGGCGAATGGGTCCACACGCACAACTGCGAGAGCACTCGCGGCCGCGGCGATGTGGCGGCGACGGAGGCGGAGCGATGA
- a CDS encoding MFS transporter, protein MGISRVACGSLFGTAMALYIGEQGSPFAVSLAYAAFSFGLFVFAPVWGAIADITGRRRAILIGTAFLSTLAVVPLTVSASVPLQIVCRGLFAVFTAGFQSVILTIVSESGGESERGRSIGFYSSARSTGAISGRLFVGYLVGLLVPTDLYLVVVGLGLVATLLTLRIADPTPPSEETLTTGRLLGEVRGRLLPGGARRELFERTGLGWLYVGIVLRNMTEKGFISVVPVFLVADVGLSNVVMGAVLAVSPAVRVVSMYGFGRLSDSIGRKKLIVGGLAGSGIQALVVVLALLPDGQLARIGISSTAFVVHAVTFSMLTVGTIAFVADVAPVDRESELMGLRSTARGLGGVLGPLLVGVLATRFDYATAFVCTSVLAFVAAGLVGRTLTESFSPE, encoded by the coding sequence ATCGGTATCTCGCGCGTCGCGTGCGGGTCGCTCTTCGGGACGGCGATGGCGCTCTACATCGGAGAACAGGGGTCGCCGTTCGCGGTGAGCCTCGCGTACGCGGCGTTCTCCTTCGGACTGTTCGTGTTCGCCCCGGTCTGGGGCGCAATCGCCGACATCACGGGACGACGGCGCGCGATACTCATCGGCACCGCGTTTCTCTCGACGCTCGCCGTCGTTCCGTTGACGGTCAGCGCCTCGGTTCCGCTCCAAATCGTCTGTCGGGGCCTCTTCGCGGTGTTCACCGCCGGTTTCCAGTCGGTGATTCTCACTATCGTGAGCGAGTCGGGCGGCGAGTCGGAGCGCGGACGCTCCATCGGTTTCTACAGCAGCGCCCGCTCTACCGGGGCTATCAGCGGTCGGCTGTTCGTCGGCTATCTCGTCGGCCTGCTCGTGCCGACCGACCTCTATCTCGTCGTCGTCGGTCTCGGACTCGTGGCGACGCTCCTCACGCTCCGCATCGCCGACCCGACACCGCCGTCCGAAGAGACACTGACCACGGGTCGACTCCTGGGGGAAGTCCGCGGACGACTCCTCCCCGGCGGCGCGCGGCGGGAACTGTTCGAGCGGACCGGACTCGGCTGGCTGTACGTCGGTATCGTCCTCCGGAACATGACCGAGAAGGGCTTCATCTCGGTCGTCCCGGTGTTCCTCGTCGCCGACGTGGGGCTCTCGAACGTCGTCATGGGTGCCGTGCTTGCGGTCAGTCCCGCGGTCCGGGTGGTCTCGATGTACGGCTTCGGCCGCCTGAGCGACAGTATCGGGCGGAAGAAACTCATCGTCGGCGGCCTCGCCGGCAGCGGCATACAGGCGCTCGTCGTCGTGCTCGCGCTTCTCCCCGACGGGCAGCTCGCCCGCATCGGTATCAGCAGCACCGCCTTCGTCGTCCACGCGGTCACGTTCTCGATGCTCACTGTGGGTACCATCGCCTTCGTCGCAGATGTGGCCCCGGTCGACCGCGAGTCCGAACTGATGGGACTTCGCTCGACCGCCCGCGGTCTCGGCGGCGTTCTCGGACCGCTTCTCGTCGGCGTGCTCGCCACCCGGTTCGACTACGCCACGGCGTTCGTCTGCACCAGCGTCCTCGCGTTCGTTGCCGCCGGGCTGGTCGGACGGACGCTCACCGAGAGTTTCTCACCCGAGTGA
- a CDS encoding Gfo/Idh/MocA family protein, with product MTETPIRVGIVGCASMGRSHAEALADIDGAELVGCADHTPETAQSFGETHGCPSYTSHADLFADAALDAVCVCTPNGAHRDIVVDAAAAGIDVLCEKPLEITPGRVDDMVAACRDAGVTLACILQRRLFPTMQFAREVVGDGRLGRLVFADVRVKWHRDRSYYDDSSWHGSADLDGGVLFTQALHGIDLLQWVAGDVSRVAGTGDALYHDIEAPDTAALSLRFEDGALGQVSATTATRPQQAISLEFNGTEGTLRVTETGVELFEVNGEKQPVELPDPRPDGPHVAQIRDFVEAVSEGRPPMVPPDEARKGVDIVFAAERSDSRGEWVSVSSVGNLGDVDD from the coding sequence ATGACCGAGACGCCGATTCGGGTCGGCATCGTCGGCTGTGCGAGTATGGGCCGGTCCCACGCCGAAGCGCTTGCGGACATCGACGGTGCCGAACTCGTTGGCTGTGCGGACCACACCCCGGAGACCGCCCAGTCGTTCGGCGAGACGCACGGCTGTCCGTCGTACACCAGTCACGCCGACCTGTTCGCCGACGCCGCGCTCGACGCCGTCTGCGTCTGCACGCCCAACGGGGCCCACCGCGACATCGTCGTCGACGCCGCGGCGGCGGGCATCGACGTGCTCTGCGAGAAACCGCTGGAAATCACGCCCGGCCGCGTCGACGATATGGTCGCCGCCTGCCGCGACGCCGGCGTCACCCTCGCTTGCATCCTTCAGCGGCGGCTGTTTCCCACGATGCAGTTCGCCCGCGAGGTGGTCGGCGACGGTCGGCTCGGACGGCTCGTGTTCGCCGACGTGCGAGTGAAGTGGCACCGCGACCGGTCGTACTACGACGACTCGTCGTGGCACGGGAGCGCGGACCTCGACGGCGGCGTCCTGTTCACGCAGGCGCTCCACGGTATCGACCTGCTCCAGTGGGTCGCGGGCGACGTGTCACGGGTTGCCGGCACCGGCGACGCGCTGTATCACGACATCGAAGCTCCCGATACGGCCGCGCTCTCGCTCCGGTTCGAAGACGGCGCGCTCGGGCAGGTGTCGGCGACGACGGCGACGCGGCCCCAACAGGCCATCAGCCTCGAATTTAACGGGACGGAGGGAACGCTCCGCGTCACCGAAACGGGCGTCGAACTGTTCGAGGTGAACGGGGAGAAACAGCCCGTCGAACTCCCCGACCCGCGTCCCGACGGCCCGCACGTCGCCCAGATACGCGACTTCGTTGAGGCCGTCTCCGAGGGGCGACCGCCGATGGTGCCGCCGGACGAGGCGAGAAAGGGAGTAGACATCGTCTTCGCCGCCGAGCGCTCGGACAGTCGCGGCGAGTGGGTGTCGGTGTCGTCTGTCGGCAACCTCGGCGACGTGGACGACTGA
- a CDS encoding ThuA domain-containing protein, producing MQQPSALVIGETTFSFHDFEEMRPHIESAIGDAAEVTATTDKDALADLGGYDLVVDYLTDATLTPAQLDGLLGFVRDGGAYLGLHCAADLINVHDGDGGLDKRDEPFPDLRDLIGGHFLTHPERSTFGVEIVSDHAVTDGVSDFEVLDEPYQVDVDDDVTVLARMDHPDLTDYPVAWVREYGAGRVCYASLGHTAEAFENEDYRRLLRNAVGWLVRA from the coding sequence ATGCAACAGCCGTCAGCGTTAGTCATCGGAGAGACGACCTTCTCGTTCCACGACTTCGAGGAGATGCGACCGCACATCGAGTCCGCCATCGGCGACGCCGCCGAGGTGACCGCGACAACCGACAAAGACGCCCTCGCCGACCTCGGGGGTTACGACCTCGTCGTGGACTACCTGACGGACGCGACCCTGACACCCGCGCAGTTGGACGGCCTCCTCGGGTTCGTCCGCGACGGCGGGGCGTATCTCGGTCTCCACTGCGCCGCCGACCTCATCAACGTCCACGACGGCGACGGCGGCCTCGACAAACGCGACGAGCCGTTTCCCGACCTCCGCGACCTCATCGGCGGCCATTTCCTCACCCACCCCGAGCGGTCGACGTTCGGCGTCGAAATCGTCTCCGACCACGCCGTGACTGACGGCGTCTCAGACTTCGAGGTGCTCGACGAGCCGTATCAGGTCGACGTGGACGACGACGTGACCGTGCTCGCGCGTATGGACCATCCCGACCTCACCGACTACCCGGTCGCGTGGGTCCGCGAGTACGGTGCGGGGCGAGTCTGTTACGCATCGCTCGGCCACACCGCCGAGGCCTTCGAGAACGAGGACTACCGGCGACTGCTCCGCAACGCCGTCGGCTGGCTGGTCCGCGCCTGA
- a CDS encoding UxaA family hydrolase: protein MTENRLSNRIGRDSFAGYPRPDGRLGIRNRVLVLPSVICSHVVAEEIAARSPGAVAAPHDHGCGQLGADAEQTERTLVGLAGNPNVAGTVVVGLGCETVRSDVVAAAVEERGLPVRELTIQDTGGTDACADRGVAAVADLRESAAAQEPAEADDSTTTADEPAATLGDLTVGVVVDDLADSTRRHAHPLVAELVERVAAAGGRVIVAGNERFAAHPDETRALVGDAAADRLLDAADRPARATRVGTEAATQGFEAATGFIGDAPVAGIAAYGERVGDEGGGVTILDAPSRVEEAATGLAAAGAHLVLHVTGQGTPAGHPIVPVVKLSGDADTLAAVPDDIDLDAREADADDLESLLLAVADGDRTCAEQHGLTEFAIARAGPST, encoded by the coding sequence ATGACCGAAAACCGCCTCTCCAACCGAATCGGCCGCGACTCGTTCGCTGGCTACCCCCGACCCGACGGCCGCCTCGGCATCCGCAATCGGGTGCTCGTTCTCCCGTCGGTCATCTGCTCGCACGTCGTCGCCGAGGAGATAGCCGCCCGTTCGCCGGGTGCGGTGGCCGCGCCCCACGACCACGGCTGTGGGCAACTGGGCGCGGACGCCGAACAGACCGAGCGGACGCTCGTCGGCCTCGCCGGCAATCCCAACGTCGCAGGGACGGTCGTCGTCGGTCTCGGCTGTGAGACGGTCCGGAGCGACGTCGTCGCGGCGGCGGTCGAAGAACGCGGGCTTCCGGTCCGCGAACTCACGATACAGGACACCGGGGGGACCGACGCCTGCGCCGACCGCGGCGTGGCCGCCGTTGCCGACCTCCGCGAGTCGGCGGCCGCGCAGGAGCCAGCGGAGGCAGACGACTCGACCACAACAGCCGACGAACCGGCGGCGACCCTCGGCGACCTCACAGTCGGCGTCGTCGTCGATGACCTCGCGGACTCGACCAGACGGCACGCGCACCCGCTCGTCGCCGAGTTGGTCGAGCGAGTCGCGGCGGCCGGCGGCCGGGTCATCGTCGCCGGCAATGAACGGTTCGCTGCGCACCCCGACGAGACGCGGGCACTCGTCGGCGACGCGGCCGCCGACCGACTGCTTGACGCGGCGGACAGACCTGCGAGAGCGACGCGCGTCGGAACGGAGGCGGCGACCCAAGGATTTGAGGCCGCGACGGGATTCATCGGCGACGCACCGGTCGCGGGTATCGCGGCGTACGGGGAGCGAGTCGGCGATGAGGGCGGCGGCGTGACGATTCTCGACGCGCCCTCCCGGGTCGAAGAGGCCGCAACCGGCCTCGCCGCCGCGGGCGCGCACCTCGTCCTCCACGTCACGGGACAGGGGACGCCCGCCGGCCATCCCATCGTCCCAGTGGTGAAGCTCTCCGGCGACGCGGACACCCTCGCGGCCGTCCCCGACGACATCGACCTCGACGCCCGCGAGGCGGACGCGGACGACCTCGAATCGCTCCTTCTCGCCGTCGCCGACGGTGACCGGACGTGTGCCGAGCAACACGGACTCACGGAGTTCGCCATCGCCCGGGCCGGCCCGTCGACCTGA
- a CDS encoding UxaA family hydrolase: MRREFTGYRRESGRIGVRNHVAVLPTSVASSCVARGIAAEAGAWARATPHQMGANQPDEARAQTERVLVGVGRNPNVGAALVVEFGTEDIDADDIADRIARDGKPVETLSVREVGGTAAALQRGRTALDSLNEAAADARHESADASELVVGVECGGSDATSGIAANPAVGDACDRLVAAGGTASFSETPEFIGAEHVLAERCADEETRRRLLDRVERREATADLMGVDLRGAQPSPGNQEGGLTTIEEKSLGAISKGGTTPVRGIVDYAERLPVGGGLVLMDTPGYDVESVVGKVAGGAQIIVFTTGRGSTTGNPVAPVVKVTGNPRTWERMRSNMDVNAGAVVEGDATISEVGERIFDEVLAVADGKRTGAETRRMEEFAITEVHPRELAEVRGT; this comes from the coding sequence ATGAGACGAGAGTTCACCGGCTACCGCCGGGAGAGCGGCCGCATCGGGGTCAGAAACCACGTCGCCGTCCTTCCGACCTCGGTCGCGTCGTCGTGTGTCGCCCGCGGCATCGCGGCCGAGGCGGGGGCGTGGGCACGCGCGACGCCGCACCAGATGGGAGCGAACCAACCGGACGAGGCGCGGGCACAGACCGAGCGGGTGCTGGTCGGCGTCGGGCGAAATCCGAACGTCGGCGCGGCGCTCGTCGTCGAGTTCGGAACCGAGGACATCGACGCCGACGACATCGCCGACCGAATCGCCCGCGACGGGAAGCCGGTGGAGACGCTGTCGGTCCGCGAGGTCGGCGGGACGGCCGCGGCCCTCCAGCGCGGGCGAACCGCCCTCGACTCGCTGAACGAGGCAGCCGCGGACGCCCGTCACGAGTCGGCCGACGCGAGCGAACTCGTCGTCGGCGTCGAGTGCGGCGGGAGCGACGCCACCTCGGGTATCGCCGCCAACCCCGCCGTCGGCGACGCCTGCGACCGTCTCGTCGCGGCCGGGGGAACCGCCTCGTTCAGCGAGACGCCGGAGTTCATCGGCGCGGAGCACGTCCTCGCGGAGCGGTGCGCCGACGAGGAGACCCGCCGCAGACTGCTCGACCGCGTCGAGCGTCGCGAGGCGACCGCCGACCTGATGGGCGTCGACCTCCGGGGCGCACAGCCCTCGCCCGGCAATCAGGAGGGCGGGCTCACGACCATCGAGGAAAAGAGCCTCGGAGCCATCTCCAAGGGTGGGACGACTCCCGTGCGCGGCATCGTCGACTACGCCGAGCGCCTGCCGGTCGGCGGCGGCCTCGTCTTGATGGACACGCCGGGCTACGACGTGGAGAGCGTCGTCGGCAAGGTCGCCGGCGGGGCGCAGATTATCGTCTTCACCACCGGCCGCGGGAGTACCACCGGCAACCCCGTCGCGCCTGTGGTGAAGGTCACGGGCAACCCCCGGACGTGGGAGCGCATGCGGTCGAACATGGACGTGAACGCCGGGGCGGTGGTCGAGGGCGACGCGACGATTTCCGAGGTTGGTGAGCGCATCTTCGACGAGGTGCTCGCTGTCGCCGACGGGAAGCGAACCGGGGCCGAGACGCGCCGGATGGAGGAGTTTGCCATCACGGAGGTCCACCCGCGCGAACTCGCGGAGGTGCGGGGCACATGA